The sequence AGTTCCTTATTCCTTGCCCTGTGGATGGACAGTTGTGCTGTTTCTGGCTTGTGCATTTTCCATGACTTAGTGTGAGACTTCTTCTGGATGGCTTGCAGGGGAGTGGGAGTCTGGGCTGGAAGGGAAGGTGGGGGAGCAACAGAAGCAGCCCTGGGCATGGGGGGCACAGCAGGTGGGAGGGATCTGTGGGTCAAGCAGGACTACTGAAGTGCAGAGCAGGGTTGAGGGTACTACAGAGGAAAGGGCCCTGGAGGAATCCTTGGACGTGTGCTCCTACTCTGAGACTGGACGGGGAACGCTCCCCGCAAGGCCATAACCGGGCTGTTTAGTAGGCATGGGCACAGCGCCTCTATCCTCTGGACCTGCCGCCTGACCCCAATTCCCTGTGGGGTATAGACCAGTTATATGCAAGAGAGGCCAGACAAGACAGCTTATTGCAGAATACTGCCCTTGGGACTCAGAGGAAACACTAGAAATTGACCAGGGAGTCAACCTCTGGCGCCACTTCTTTCCCAGGATGGGCATCCATCAAGAGGTTTGTATTTGGGAAGTTCAGGGATCACTGGCTGCACATCCAGACACTGGCCCACATGGAGGTAAGGTGGCTGGAGCCCTGAAGGGAGGGGGTCTGCACTGCTGACCACTTGCCTAGATCTCGCCTGTGCTAGAAGCAAGGCCACCCATGGAGCCCATCTCTCAGAGCTCAGCAGCCAAGGGCAGAGCTTCCTATCCTTGCCAGAAAACCTGTCCCTGGCAACACCCCAACCCCAGTATTTCTTGTTGGGGACTGTCCTGGCTGGAGATGGCCAAGAGTCCTTCCCACACTCTGAGAGACCTGACGTATTTCCCTCTTCTCTTGGGTTTGGCAGATATGGGTAAGAGGAGAGATGCTGTTGCCTTGGAGCTGGCAGGTTGTGTGGCAGACAAGCAGGGTTCCCGCCGCCTCCCATGGAGACCACAGGTGAGGTGCTGGGAATCAGTCACAGATGTTCAAGTGCCAGCTTTGGCAGGACCGTTCTTTCTGCTGTAGATCAGCCAGACTTTGAAAACATGATCTACTTCCTCACTGGATCCTCAACAGTCCCCTCAACAGTCCCATGGGCAGATCGGACAAAAATCCCCATAGGTGAGAAATTAAAGCAGAGTAGAGTGGTCAACTCCCACCCCATAAGTGATTGTAGGCTAGAACACAGGTCTCACAACACTGGGTCAGGGCTTTGCCTGCTGGGTGGCACAGAGCTGTGCACAAGCAGGCACTTGCCTAGGCAGACCCTATGCTCTAGCTTCATCATTTCATGTTTGATTTTCTATAGTGTAATCAGTCACAGGATCATTAACCCCCCTGGTGTCTGCTGCAAATTTATCTTAAGTGCCAATTTGTCCCTGCATTAGAAGGGAAGCTGTTTAGTTGAGGGAGCTCCTCCTGAGAAACAGTgaattttatgttactttttattttatttatttatttatttatttttatttttatttatttatttttatttatttatttactctttatttttttatgttactttttattttattttatttttttactttttatttttatgttactttttattttttatgttactttttatttattttactttttattttttatgttactttttatttatttattttatgttactttttattttttaacaacattctt comes from Macaca mulatta isolate MMU2019108-1 chromosome 10, T2T-MMU8v2.0, whole genome shotgun sequence and encodes:
- the LOC144331832 gene encoding uncharacterized protein LOC144331832 isoform X4 gives rise to the protein METGVMGIHQEVCIWEVQGSLAAHPDTGPHGDMGKRRDAVALELAGCVADKQGSRRLPWRPQVASYRSFHLNLPHLPAHTSSQPGPRRAWVAQRLKA